In the genome of Notamacropus eugenii isolate mMacEug1 chromosome 5, mMacEug1.pri_v2, whole genome shotgun sequence, one region contains:
- the PRPF31 gene encoding U4/U6 small nuclear ribonucleoprotein Prp31, which yields MSLADELLADLEEAAEEEEGGSFGEEEEEPAIEDVQEDMQLDLSGDSVKSIAKLWDSKMFAEIMVKIEEYVSKQAKASEVTGPVEAAPEYRVIVDANNLTVEIENELNIIHKFIRDKYSKRFPELESLVPNALDYIRTVKELGNSLDKCKNNETLQQILTNATIMVVSVTASTTQGQQLSEEELERLEEACDMALELNASKHRIYEYVESRMSFIAPNLSLIIGASAAAKIMGVAGGLTNLSKMPACNIMLLGAQRKTLSGFSSTSVLPHTGYIYHSDIVQSLPPDLRRKAARLVAAKCTLAARVDSFHESPEGKVGYDLKDEIERKFDKWQEPPPVKQVKPLPAPLDGQRKKRGGRRYRKMKERLGLTEIRKQANRMSFGEIEEDAYQEDLGFSLGHLGKSGSGRVRQTQVNEATKARISKTLQRTLQKQSVVYGGKSTIRDRSSGTASSVAFTPLQGLEIVNPQAAEKKVAEANQKYFSSMAEFLKVKGEKSGVLST from the exons ATGTCGCTGGCAGATGAGCTCCTGGCTGACCTGGAGGAGGcagctgaggaggaggagggtgggagctttggagaagaggaggaggagccgGCCATCGAGGATGTCCAGGAGGACATGCAGCTGGACCTCTCAGGAGACTCGGTGAAAAGCATCGCCAAGCTGTGGGACAGCAAGATG TTTGCTGAGATTATGGTGAAGATCGAGGAGTATGTCAGCAAACAGGCCAAGGCTTCTGAAG TGACGGGGCCGGTTGAGGCAGCCCCCGAGTACCGGGTCATCGTGGATGCTAACAACTTGACTGTGGAGATTGAGAATGAGctga ATATCATTCACAAGTTCATCCGGGACAAATACTCAAAGCGCTTCCCAGAACTTGAGTCTCTTGTCCCAAATGCCTTGGATTATATCCGGACGGTGAAG GAACTTGGAAACAGCCTGGACAAGTGTAAGAACAATGAGACTTTGCAGCAGATCCTGACCAATGCCACCATCATGGTGGTCAGCGTGACAGCCTCGACTACCCAGGG GCAGCAACTGTCAGAAGAGGAGCTGGAGCGCCTGGAGGAGGCCTGCGACATGGCTCTGGAGCTGAACGCTTCCAAGCACCGCATCTATGAGTACGTGGAGTCCCGCATGTCCTTCATTGCGCCTAACCTTTCCCTCATCATCGGTGCCTCTGCTGCCGCCAAGATCATGG GTGTGGCAGGTGGCCTGACCAACCTCTCTAAGATGCCAGCCTGCAACATCATGCTGCTCGGAGCCCAGCGCAAGACCCTTTCAGGCTTCTCGTCCACCTCTGTGCTGCCGCACACGGGTTACATCTACCACAGTGATATTGTGCAGTCGCTCCCCCCG GATCTGCGGCGGAAGGCAGCTCGTCTAGTGGCTGCGAAGTGCACCCTGGCTGCGAGAGTGGACAGTTTCCATGAGAGCCCTGAGGGGAAG GTGGGCTATGATCTTAAGGATGAGATTGAACGGAAATTTGACAAATGGCAGGAGCCGCCCCCTGTGAAGCAGGTGAAGCCTCTGCCGGCCCCCCTGGACGGGCAGAGGAAGAAGCGCGGTGGCCGCAG GTACCGAAAGATGAAGGAGCGTTTGGGACTGACTGAGATCCGCAAACAGGCCAACCGCATGAGCTTTGGGGAG ATTGAGGAAGATGCTTACCAGGAGGACTTGGGCTTCAGCCTGGGCCACCTGGGCAAGTCAGGCAGTGGGCGTGTGCGCCAGACCCAGGTCAACGAGGCTACGAAGGCCAGAATCTCCAAGACTCTGCAG CGGACGCTGCAGAAGCAGAGTGTGGTCTACGGAGGCAAGTCCACCATTCGAGACCGATCCTCTGGGACAGCGTCCAGCGTGGCTTTCACACCCCTGCAG GGCCTGGAGATCGTGAACCCCCAGGCTGCAGAGAAGAAGGTGGCCGAGGCCAACCAGAAGTACTTCTCCAGTATGGCCGAGTTCCTCAAGGTCAAGGGGGAGAAGAGCGGGGTGCTGTCCACGTGA